One genomic region from Serinus canaria isolate serCan28SL12 chromosome 7, serCan2020, whole genome shotgun sequence encodes:
- the LYPD1 gene encoding ly6/PLAUR domain-containing protein 1 produces the protein MRLFLLAATFWGLCLAPGLGLQIQCYQCEEFQLNNDCSSPEFIVNCTVNVQDMCQKEVMEKSFGIMYRKSCASSAACLIASAGYQSFCSPGKVNSVCISCCNTPLCNGPRPKKRGNSAVVPRAHMITTLLLLKLALLFLYC, from the exons ATGCGGCTCTTCCTCCTCGCTGCAACTTTCTGGGGATTGTGCCTGGCACCAG GTTTGGGTTTGCAAATACAGTGTTACCAGTGTGAGGAGTTCCAGCTAAATAATGACTGCTCCTCTCCAGAGTTCATCGTGAACTGTACAGTGAATGTCCAAGATATGTGTCAGAAAGAAGTAATGGAAAAAAGTTTTG GGATCATGTACCGCAAGTCCTGCGCCTCCTCGGCCGCGTGCCTGATCGCCTCCGCCGGCTACCAGTCCTTCTGCTCCCCTGGCAAGGTCAACTCCGTCTGCATCAGCTGCTGCAACACTCCCCTCTGCAATGGACCCCGGCCCAAGAAGAGGGGCAATTCTGCTGTGGTGCCCAGGGCACACATGATAACCACTCTCCTGCTCCTTAAATTGGCTCTGTTGTTTTTGTACTGCTAA